Proteins from a single region of Paraburkholderia sp. PGU19:
- a CDS encoding lipocalin family protein: MKAARVVLALAAVAAMAILMSACSQSPANPNPRADIPLKPASVDLQRYMGRWYVIAIIPYFLENKYVGSYTDWSLREDGKIDDRYTARKRTFDASPSKFHFVDSVVPGSGNGEWKVRIFWPVHVTQLTLYVDDDYRYTLLGLGDKSLGWIFSREPDMSDDVYRSLLARFDAMGFDASRFRRVPQHPQQIGQPGFLPQGE; encoded by the coding sequence ATGAAAGCCGCGCGTGTTGTTCTGGCACTGGCTGCCGTCGCTGCGATGGCCATTCTGATGTCGGCGTGCTCGCAGTCGCCGGCTAATCCCAATCCGCGCGCAGACATTCCGCTAAAGCCCGCAAGCGTCGATCTGCAACGCTACATGGGCCGCTGGTACGTCATCGCGATCATTCCGTATTTCCTGGAAAACAAGTACGTCGGCAGCTATACGGACTGGTCGCTGCGCGAAGATGGAAAGATCGACGACCGGTACACCGCGCGCAAGAGAACATTCGACGCGTCGCCGTCGAAATTCCATTTCGTCGACAGCGTCGTGCCGGGCAGCGGAAACGGCGAATGGAAAGTACGCATTTTCTGGCCGGTTCATGTGACGCAGCTGACGCTCTATGTCGACGACGATTACCGTTACACATTGCTCGGTCTCGGCGACAAGAGTCTCGGCTGGATTTTCTCGCGCGAGCCCGACATGAGCGACGACGTTTATCGCTCGCTGCTCGCGCGATTCGATGCCATGGGCTTCGACGCATCGCGCTTTCGCCGCGTGCCGCAGCATCCGCAGCAGATCGGCCAGCCAGGGTTTCTGCCGCAAGGCGAGTGA
- a CDS encoding cyclopropane-fatty-acyl-phospholipid synthase family protein codes for MTFSRAFYAAGGTPLFARLFLALLDRLCVGHLVLTTPGGQQRVYGDPHAHPGAQLILHDWRACRAILQAGDIGFAEAYRARWVDTPDIVALARLAIRNEAALPRTVSGSAPARLLYGLRHWLRPNTRRRSQRNVHAHYDLGNPFYALWLDPTMTYSSALFEGDASRSLEDAQAAKYQRIVDVLQLRAGMRVLEIGCGWGGFALHAARQGIRVHGVTISPAQYEWARERVAQAGLRDLVTIELRDYRDLRGIYDAAVSVEMFEAVGERYWHTFFTVLGRMLKPGARALVQSITMDDSRFADYRSSSDFIREYIFPGGMLPGAERFRAAARRAGMACVESQSFGLDYARTLQCWHARFEENLDAVRALGFDDLFIRTWWLYFAYCEAGFAERRTDVRQFVLTAMS; via the coding sequence ATGACGTTTTCACGCGCCTTCTATGCCGCCGGCGGTACACCTCTGTTCGCCCGCCTGTTCCTCGCGCTGCTGGACCGTTTGTGCGTCGGCCACCTGGTCCTGACGACGCCCGGCGGCCAGCAACGCGTATACGGCGATCCCCACGCCCATCCCGGCGCGCAACTCATCCTGCACGACTGGCGGGCGTGCCGCGCGATCCTGCAGGCGGGCGACATCGGATTTGCCGAAGCGTATCGTGCGAGATGGGTCGACACGCCTGACATCGTAGCGCTGGCGCGGCTCGCCATCCGCAATGAAGCCGCGTTGCCGCGCACCGTGTCGGGCAGCGCCCCTGCGCGCCTGCTCTATGGATTGCGCCACTGGCTGCGACCCAACACGCGTCGCCGCAGCCAGCGCAACGTGCATGCGCACTACGATCTTGGCAATCCGTTTTACGCGCTCTGGCTCGACCCGACGATGACCTATTCGAGCGCGCTGTTCGAGGGCGATGCCAGCCGCTCGCTCGAAGACGCTCAGGCAGCCAAGTATCAACGCATCGTCGATGTGTTGCAGTTGCGCGCCGGCATGCGCGTACTGGAAATCGGCTGCGGCTGGGGCGGCTTCGCGCTACACGCGGCGCGTCAAGGCATACGTGTGCATGGCGTGACGATCTCCCCCGCGCAGTACGAATGGGCACGCGAGCGCGTGGCGCAAGCCGGCCTCCGCGATCTCGTGACGATCGAATTGCGCGACTATCGTGACTTACGGGGCATCTATGACGCAGCGGTGTCCGTCGAGATGTTCGAAGCCGTGGGCGAGCGTTATTGGCACACGTTCTTCACCGTCCTCGGGCGCATGTTGAAGCCGGGCGCACGCGCGCTCGTCCAGTCGATCACGATGGACGATTCGCGCTTTGCCGATTACAGGTCTTCGAGTGATTTCATCCGCGAGTACATTTTCCCGGGCGGCATGCTGCCGGGTGCCGAACGCTTTCGCGCTGCGGCGAGACGCGCGGGCATGGCATGCGTCGAGTCGCAATCGTTCGGACTCGACTATGCACGCACATTGCAGTGCTGGCACGCACGCTTCGAGGAGAACCTCGACGCTGTGCGGGCACTCGGTTTCGACGATCTGTTCATACGCACGTGGTGGCTCTATTTCGCGTATTGCGAAGCGGGCTTCGCCGAGCGGCGCACGGACGTCAGGCAATTCGTTCTCACCGCCATGTCGTGA